From Candidatus Hydrogenedentota bacterium, a single genomic window includes:
- a CDS encoding alpha-galactosidase has protein sequence MLRLKHTILILSGLCVFTAPALDLSGIALFETDEQGTVNPRHRYNAGPVDAAWDLFVYEGEAVAAPQWLNSAGDNTIRIPLTPGTHTYTFHAEFGETWKHTGLNLFFDGAQDKAGLSALTQMTKLGVAAPALTANDAKVTMGLPITDLAAACTLTHGDNPAGLWVFTEPGKRLKATLTEFHFAPPAVAGNLDLVGAHATGASGTPDFVGQFTLRVEEYEPAPPALLHWLGTQADMTLGGPDRRAAWKAALGNGQVGAPFSFVYGGVASDVVLARSARTDESRVVDEQRTAHTITWKDPETGLEVRWQGLEYRDFKTVEWTVYLKNTSSSTTPLLEKVQGIDTIFQHDAGDEFVLHHNNGDNLSATAYQPLVTPLGAGESFHIAPEGGRGTNFAYPYFNLRSGDEGAIVTIGWPGQWAAGFKRDGGTGIQVQAGQELTHLRLEPGEEIRTPLVVVQFSQDNEWIDAQNIWRRWMIQYNIPKPHGERIKLPFFAACSSHQFAEMTKANEQNQKEFLDSYLAKGLKIDYWWMDAGWYVGAAENNWPFTGTWEVDRRPHRFPNGLRAVSDHGRSKGVKTIVWFEPERVAKGTWLATEHPEWIFGGEKGGLLNLGNPDAWNWLVNHIDQIITDEGIDLYRQDYNIDPLKFWRENDTAERQGMTENKYVMGYLAYWDELLRRHPGMLIDSCASGGRRNDLETMRRAIPLLRSDYLFEPAGQQGHTYGLSLWLPIFGTGYNPSNTVGWGEGTGGSSYHPYMRRSNMCPANIGCFDFRVAVDDALIMKLYNEWLEVGPSYYGDYYPLTPWSVSQDNWIAWQFNRPDTGTGFVQAFRRNESQFFGASFPLKGLEADAEYDVRNVDVEGTIRMTGKALMEEGVAIELKEKPGAAVVMYVKVK, from the coding sequence ATGCTGCGTCTTAAACACACCATTTTGATTTTGTCGGGTCTCTGTGTCTTTACCGCACCCGCCCTGGACCTTAGCGGCATCGCCCTCTTTGAAACGGACGAACAGGGCACGGTAAATCCACGGCATCGCTACAACGCGGGGCCGGTGGATGCCGCCTGGGACCTCTTTGTGTATGAAGGCGAGGCGGTTGCCGCGCCGCAGTGGCTGAACAGCGCGGGGGACAACACGATTCGCATTCCCCTTACGCCGGGGACGCACACCTACACCTTTCATGCGGAGTTTGGCGAGACGTGGAAGCACACCGGGCTGAATCTGTTTTTCGACGGCGCGCAGGACAAGGCTGGGCTGTCCGCATTGACGCAGATGACGAAGCTGGGTGTTGCCGCGCCAGCGTTAACGGCGAACGACGCGAAGGTGACCATGGGCCTGCCCATCACAGACCTTGCGGCGGCGTGTACGTTGACCCACGGGGACAATCCGGCGGGGCTGTGGGTGTTTACGGAGCCGGGCAAGCGCCTGAAGGCCACGCTGACCGAATTTCACTTTGCGCCGCCGGCCGTGGCGGGCAATCTGGATTTGGTGGGGGCTCATGCTACGGGCGCGAGCGGCACGCCGGATTTCGTGGGCCAGTTCACGTTGAGGGTGGAGGAATACGAGCCCGCGCCACCGGCGCTGTTGCACTGGCTGGGCACGCAGGCGGACATGACCCTGGGCGGACCGGATCGGCGCGCGGCGTGGAAGGCGGCCCTGGGCAATGGCCAGGTAGGAGCGCCATTCTCCTTCGTATATGGCGGGGTGGCTTCCGATGTGGTGCTGGCGCGGAGCGCGCGCACGGATGAAAGCCGCGTTGTTGACGAACAACGCACGGCGCACACGATCACCTGGAAGGATCCGGAGACGGGTCTGGAGGTCCGCTGGCAGGGTCTGGAGTACCGTGACTTCAAGACGGTGGAATGGACGGTCTACTTGAAGAACACGTCCTCCAGCACAACGCCACTGCTGGAGAAGGTTCAGGGCATCGACACGATTTTTCAGCACGACGCGGGCGATGAGTTTGTGCTCCATCACAATAACGGCGACAATTTGTCCGCGACGGCCTATCAACCCCTGGTGACGCCGCTGGGCGCGGGAGAATCCTTTCACATCGCGCCGGAAGGCGGCCGCGGCACGAACTTCGCCTATCCCTATTTCAACCTGCGCTCGGGTGACGAGGGCGCGATTGTGACCATCGGCTGGCCGGGCCAGTGGGCGGCGGGCTTCAAGCGGGACGGCGGCACCGGAATTCAGGTCCAGGCGGGCCAGGAACTGACCCACCTGCGGCTGGAACCGGGGGAAGAGATCCGGACGCCGCTGGTGGTGGTGCAGTTCTCTCAGGACAACGAGTGGATCGACGCCCAGAACATCTGGCGGCGTTGGATGATCCAGTACAACATTCCCAAGCCCCACGGGGAGCGGATCAAGCTGCCCTTCTTCGCGGCGTGCAGCTCCCACCAGTTCGCGGAGATGACCAAGGCGAACGAGCAGAATCAGAAGGAATTTCTCGACAGCTACCTTGCCAAGGGCCTGAAGATCGACTACTGGTGGATGGATGCGGGCTGGTATGTGGGCGCGGCGGAGAATAACTGGCCCTTTACCGGCACGTGGGAAGTGGATCGCCGCCCCCACCGTTTCCCCAACGGCCTGCGCGCCGTGAGCGATCATGGGCGCAGCAAGGGCGTGAAAACTATTGTGTGGTTTGAGCCCGAGCGCGTGGCGAAGGGCACCTGGCTGGCCACCGAGCATCCGGAATGGATTTTCGGCGGTGAAAAGGGCGGGTTGCTGAATCTGGGCAATCCCGACGCGTGGAACTGGCTCGTGAACCATATCGACCAGATCATCACGGATGAAGGAATCGATCTCTACCGCCAGGACTACAACATCGACCCGCTCAAATTCTGGCGCGAGAACGACACGGCAGAGCGCCAGGGCATGACGGAGAATAAGTACGTCATGGGCTACCTCGCCTACTGGGATGAGCTCCTGCGGCGGCATCCAGGAATGCTGATCGACTCATGCGCTTCGGGCGGACGTCGCAACGATCTGGAGACCATGCGCCGGGCCATTCCCCTGCTGCGCAGCGACTACCTCTTCGAGCCCGCGGGCCAGCAGGGCCATACCTACGGCCTGTCCCTGTGGCTGCCAATCTTCGGCACGGGCTACAACCCCTCCAACACCGTGGGCTGGGGCGAAGGCACGGGCGGCTCGTCCTACCACCCCTACATGCGCCGGAGCAACATGTGCCCAGCCAATATCGGCTGCTTCGACTTCCGCGTGGCGGTGGACGATGCGCTGATCATGAAGCTCTACAACGAATGGCTGGAGGTTGGTCCGAGCTACTACGGCGATTATTATCCCCTGACTCCCTGGAGCGTTTCGCAGGACAACTGGATTGCGTGGCAGTTCAACCGGCCTGATACGGGCACGGGCTTTGTGCAGGCCTTCCGCCGAAACGAAAGCCAGTTCTTCGGCGCGTCCTTCCCGCTGAAGGGACTGGAAGCAGATGCGGAGTACGACGTGCGGAATGTGGACGTGGAGGGTACGATCCGGATGACGGGGAAGGCGCTGATGGAGGAAGGCGTGGCGATTGAGCTGAAGGAGAAGCCGGGCGCGGCGGTGGTGATGTATGTGAAGGTGAAGTAG